The Verrucomicrobium spinosum DSM 4136 = JCM 18804 genome includes a region encoding these proteins:
- a CDS encoding FIST signal transduction protein has translation MESALGEDPACDLVFVCASIGHNYQQLVDQVRKLAPGARVVGASCCGTVGREGVSESMKDVALMAVRGDDFAVAHTPDINGRNAYERAVEMAQSLKSQRPGINMVNYLSSGIDIDNQAAIAGFEAVLGPEVTLFGATSSDNMRGAVSFQMVDNQVYEHGAWAVGFCDPSLSVSTQATHGFVAVGEPMIVTRAEGTRVYELDGKPAWTEYTTRLGLEPGLANCGDSIPIGALAEALPESLAAEYGNPHILRVVTRRDEDGTMHYSTGITEGTRLWLTVRDEDRIFADMDRMMTQMNERAGGKKPVAVFHADCLARGRYLFNRVMKEELVGRMQYPLSAGGEVPPWLGMYGFGEFARLGGNNSYHNYTTAIYALYRD, from the coding sequence ATGGAATCAGCTTTGGGCGAAGATCCAGCCTGCGATCTGGTGTTTGTCTGCGCTTCGATCGGGCACAACTACCAGCAGCTGGTGGATCAAGTGCGCAAGTTGGCACCAGGAGCCCGTGTGGTGGGGGCGTCATGTTGTGGGACGGTGGGGCGGGAGGGCGTTAGTGAGTCCATGAAGGATGTCGCGTTGATGGCTGTCCGGGGAGATGATTTTGCGGTCGCGCACACGCCTGACATCAACGGCAGAAACGCCTATGAACGTGCAGTGGAGATGGCTCAATCCCTTAAGTCTCAGCGTCCTGGGATCAATATGGTGAACTATCTGTCTTCTGGAATCGATATCGACAATCAGGCTGCTATAGCTGGCTTTGAGGCCGTCTTGGGCCCTGAAGTGACCCTCTTTGGAGCGACTTCCTCCGACAATATGCGAGGGGCGGTGAGCTTTCAAATGGTGGACAACCAGGTGTACGAGCATGGAGCGTGGGCGGTGGGGTTCTGCGACCCTTCGCTCTCAGTCAGCACCCAGGCGACGCATGGGTTTGTTGCAGTCGGGGAGCCTATGATCGTGACGCGTGCGGAGGGGACTCGCGTCTATGAGCTGGATGGCAAACCAGCCTGGACGGAGTACACAACCCGACTGGGTTTGGAGCCCGGCTTGGCCAACTGCGGCGATTCCATCCCGATTGGCGCCCTCGCAGAAGCACTGCCCGAATCCCTGGCGGCGGAATATGGAAATCCCCACATTTTAAGGGTGGTGACGCGGCGCGATGAGGACGGCACCATGCATTATTCCACCGGCATCACGGAAGGAACCCGCCTGTGGCTGACAGTGAGAGATGAGGACCGCATCTTTGCCGACATGGACAGGATGATGACTCAGATGAATGAACGAGCGGGAGGGAAGAAACCGGTGGCGGTATTTCACGCTGACTGTCTGGCGCGCGGCAGGTACCTCTTCAACAGGGTCATGAAAGAGGAACTGGTCGGGCGCATGCAATATCCGCTTTCTGCCGGGGGGGAGGTGCCCCCCTGGCTGGGGATGTACGGGTTCGGGGAATTTGCCCGGCTGGGAGGCAATAACTCATATCACAACTACACCACAGCGATCTATGCGCTGTATCGAGACTGA
- a CDS encoding archaeosortase/exosortase family protein, giving the protein MSEGKVLSPWLWGAAASLAVATGGVGYFGEDRVSGIVAMAMVKMLNVAGVPIIWEAGNICVGHLRVPWSVDCAGFATLYVLMAAAAANWVLTRNVRTLAIQMAVSLPLAFVLNVLRVAAILGYRWMVWPRVETPQLHYLLGFLLVLPPMMAFLSVQRPAGRQSRWMAAVFLAAVFSLITVRLPEPGGLWVTLAALSALAARMAGRDFRTTLEQRLTVIIWSVGGLWIAWSSMESLWLPWLMLSPWGGFCFWRSLVVPVLAFLCIPVVAGQPWSIALFVVAACAAAWEMRGGLRKSGGPGMGALAGVDAPVKIRQACLATVFFVLPFVSQWWTSDAVGGGPPKSLHPIAISPAEYQIRLSNSPRDIRIDWLGPQGGGRHHTLMVCAAYRGLQLKPTPSEPEVVSTGEVLYREYFLMGSEVVSGYGVYLKRTFWPGSSPGIHLIFSARASSYSPGQFAQITDGLAARIREHSMSADEAR; this is encoded by the coding sequence ATGTCTGAAGGGAAAGTTCTCTCTCCTTGGCTCTGGGGCGCTGCCGCCAGCCTTGCTGTCGCTACAGGCGGCGTGGGGTACTTTGGCGAGGATCGAGTGTCCGGCATCGTGGCCATGGCGATGGTTAAAATGCTGAATGTCGCTGGCGTGCCAATCATTTGGGAGGCAGGCAATATCTGTGTGGGTCACCTGAGGGTGCCATGGTCGGTGGATTGCGCGGGATTCGCGACCCTGTATGTGCTGATGGCGGCCGCGGCCGCGAACTGGGTGCTCACGCGGAATGTAAGGACGCTTGCCATTCAGATGGCAGTTTCACTCCCCCTGGCATTTGTCCTTAACGTTTTGAGGGTCGCCGCAATATTGGGGTATCGGTGGATGGTGTGGCCGCGAGTGGAAACTCCCCAGCTGCATTACCTGCTCGGGTTCCTGCTGGTGCTTCCTCCCATGATGGCCTTTCTCTCAGTGCAACGTCCGGCAGGGCGTCAGTCGCGGTGGATGGCGGCCGTCTTCCTTGCGGCGGTGTTCAGCCTCATCACAGTCAGGCTGCCGGAGCCCGGTGGCTTGTGGGTGACCTTGGCTGCCTTGAGCGCCCTGGCAGCAAGGATGGCTGGCCGTGATTTTAGAACCACCCTTGAGCAGCGCCTGACGGTGATCATTTGGTCGGTCGGTGGGCTTTGGATCGCGTGGTCCAGTATGGAGTCGCTCTGGCTTCCCTGGTTGATGCTTTCCCCCTGGGGAGGATTTTGCTTCTGGCGAAGCCTGGTGGTGCCTGTTCTTGCGTTTCTTTGTATTCCGGTTGTAGCAGGCCAGCCGTGGTCCATCGCGCTATTCGTGGTTGCAGCATGTGCAGCAGCTTGGGAAATGCGAGGAGGCCTCCGAAAGTCTGGAGGGCCGGGGATGGGAGCTTTAGCCGGTGTTGACGCTCCGGTAAAGATCCGTCAGGCATGCCTCGCCACCGTGTTCTTCGTCCTTCCGTTCGTCTCCCAGTGGTGGACGTCTGATGCAGTCGGCGGGGGACCACCCAAGTCCCTCCATCCCATCGCCATTTCACCAGCGGAGTATCAGATACGACTTTCCAATTCGCCCCGGGACATCCGCATTGACTGGCTCGGCCCGCAGGGCGGGGGGCGGCACCATACGCTGATGGTATGTGCCGCCTACCGAGGACTGCAGTTGAAGCCAACCCCCTCCGAGCCAGAAGTTGTCTCCACCGGAGAGGTGCTGTACCGGGAGTACTTTTTGATGGGGTCGGAAGTGGTGTCCGGCTACGGCGTTTATCTCAAGCGCACCTTCTGGCCTGGATCATCCCCCGGGATTCATTTGATTTTCTCGGCGCGAGCCTCCTCCTACTCCCCGGGACAATTCGCCCAGATCACCGACGGATTGGCGGCGAGAATTCGCGAGCACTCAATGTCCGCCGATGAAGCCCGATAA